A window of the Cyanobacteria bacterium FACHB-DQ100 genome harbors these coding sequences:
- a CDS encoding FtsW/RodA/SpoVE family cell cycle protein, translated as MNWRHYIPFFDTTAMDWAVTPRLLRWLTFVWLFVGLAVMYSASFPVGDAIGDGLHYFKRQLVAIAIGMILFNILIHSPLRYIQGISSFAFIGLLGGILLTTIIGREVNGGQRWFEVGTFLFQPSEWIKPFLVLQSARIFGQWERLTWRVRLTWIGLFCLLLVGILLQPNLSTTALCGMTLWLVALAAGLPYLYLGGTAAAGLTLAVLSISIREYQRRRVMSFLNPWADPLQDGYQLIQSLLAVGSGGITGSGFGSSQQKLFYLPIQYTDFIFAVFAEEFGLIGGLLLMLMLAAYATLALIVARGAKNAIHRLVAIGVMVMLVGQSLLNIGVATGVLPTTGLPLPFFSYGMNSMISSLVCAALLIRVARESSEASVMSIGENSKVVSFAEARTRRTKPRPSR; from the coding sequence ATGAACTGGCGGCACTACATTCCGTTTTTTGACACAACCGCGATGGATTGGGCAGTGACTCCCCGATTGTTGCGCTGGCTCACGTTCGTCTGGTTGTTTGTCGGGCTTGCGGTGATGTATAGTGCCTCATTTCCTGTCGGAGATGCGATCGGTGATGGGTTGCACTACTTTAAGCGGCAACTGGTCGCGATCGCGATCGGTATGATTTTGTTCAATATCCTGATTCATTCCCCACTTCGGTATATCCAGGGCATTTCGAGTTTCGCGTTTATTGGATTACTCGGCGGAATTCTGCTGACTACGATAATTGGGCGAGAAGTGAATGGCGGTCAGCGCTGGTTTGAGGTCGGCACGTTTTTGTTTCAGCCGTCAGAGTGGATTAAACCATTTCTGGTGTTACAGAGTGCGCGGATTTTTGGACAATGGGAGCGGCTGACTTGGCGAGTGCGGCTGACTTGGATCGGGCTATTTTGTTTGCTGCTAGTCGGAATTTTGCTTCAGCCGAACTTAAGCACCACCGCGCTTTGCGGCATGACGCTATGGTTGGTCGCACTTGCGGCAGGATTGCCTTACCTTTATCTGGGGGGAACCGCAGCAGCAGGTCTGACTCTGGCAGTGCTTAGTATTAGTATCCGAGAGTACCAGCGACGGCGGGTGATGTCCTTTCTCAATCCTTGGGCTGATCCACTGCAAGATGGCTATCAATTGATTCAAAGTTTGTTAGCGGTTGGATCGGGGGGAATTACCGGATCGGGCTTTGGTTCATCGCAGCAAAAACTGTTTTACTTGCCGATTCAGTACACCGATTTTATCTTTGCGGTGTTTGCGGAGGAGTTTGGTTTAATCGGCGGTCTGTTATTGATGCTGATGTTGGCTGCCTATGCAACGCTGGCATTAATTGTGGCGCGGGGCGCGAAGAATGCAATTCATCGGCTAGTGGCGATCGGGGTGATGGTGATGCTGGTGGGTCAGTCGCTCTTAAACATCGGGGTTGCGACGGGGGTACTGCCAACCACGGGATTACCGTTACCGTTCTTCAGCTATGGGATGAATTCGATGATTTCGAGTTTAGTGTGTGCAGCGTTGCTCATTCGGGTGGCGCGTGAAAGTAGCGAAGCGAGTGTGATGTCGATCGGCGAAAATTCTAAGGTGGTTTCGTTTGCTGAAGCGCGAACCCGACGAACCAAGCCCAGACCGTCTCGTTAA
- a CDS encoding cytochrome c biogenesis protein, giving the protein MTLAEFVNVPKRYFKKELLPVLADLKLAIVLLLAIAVFSITGTVIEQGQSIAYYQSNYPEHPALFGFLTWKVLLTAGLDHVYRTWWYLALLILFGASLTACTFTRQLPALRWFSRTWNFYSESRQFRKFALSAEFPKGDLDQVSKLLAQRNYKVFRDGEKLYAHKGLIGRVGPIVVHAAMILVLVGGVIGATTGFMAQEMVPSGGTFKINHVVDAGVWAAPQIPQDWSVKVNRFWIDYLPTGEIDQFYSDLSVLDKDGKEIDRKTIHVNEPMKHNGVTMYQADWSIAAIQVRLNNSPVLQSPMAKLNAVGGRVWGTWLPLKPDMSDGVSLVAKDLQGLLLIYDMDGKLIATVRKGMAVEVKGVRLAIVDLIGSTGLQIKADPGIPIVYLGFGLLMLGVIMSYISHSQVWGLEKDGAIYIGGRTNRAQVTFEREFLGILDAIDQNQTESTPTSQLAQT; this is encoded by the coding sequence ATGACTCTTGCAGAATTTGTGAACGTTCCAAAACGGTATTTCAAAAAAGAATTACTTCCGGTTTTAGCAGATTTAAAGTTGGCGATCGTACTGCTATTGGCGATCGCCGTGTTCAGCATTACTGGAACTGTGATCGAACAAGGGCAGTCGATCGCGTATTACCAATCTAATTATCCTGAACATCCTGCGCTGTTTGGCTTTCTAACTTGGAAAGTGTTATTAACCGCAGGGTTGGATCATGTCTATCGAACGTGGTGGTATTTAGCTTTACTGATTCTGTTTGGCGCAAGCTTAACGGCTTGTACCTTTACGCGCCAACTACCTGCGCTGCGCTGGTTTTCCCGCACTTGGAACTTCTACAGCGAGTCGCGGCAATTTCGTAAATTTGCCTTGAGCGCAGAGTTCCCCAAGGGTGACTTAGATCAAGTTTCAAAACTGCTAGCACAACGCAACTATAAGGTTTTCCGGGACGGCGAAAAGCTGTATGCGCACAAAGGACTAATCGGGCGAGTCGGGCCGATCGTCGTTCACGCTGCCATGATTCTGGTTTTGGTGGGTGGCGTAATCGGGGCAACCACGGGCTTTATGGCTCAAGAAATGGTTCCCAGTGGCGGCACGTTCAAAATCAATCACGTAGTCGATGCGGGAGTTTGGGCGGCTCCGCAAATTCCCCAGGATTGGTCAGTAAAAGTGAATCGATTTTGGATTGACTATCTGCCCACGGGTGAGATTGATCAGTTCTATTCGGATCTGTCTGTGCTGGACAAAGATGGAAAGGAAATCGATCGCAAAACCATTCACGTCAATGAGCCGATGAAGCATAACGGTGTAACGATGTATCAGGCGGACTGGTCGATCGCAGCGATTCAAGTCCGACTGAATAACAGTCCGGTGCTGCAATCTCCAATGGCAAAACTGAATGCTGTTGGTGGTCGAGTTTGGGGGACTTGGCTCCCGTTAAAACCAGACATGAGCGATGGTGTTTCTCTAGTGGCAAAAGACTTACAAGGCTTGCTGTTAATTTACGACATGGACGGTAAGCTGATTGCTACGGTGCGTAAAGGAATGGCAGTCGAGGTGAAAGGAGTACGCTTAGCGATCGTGGATCTCATCGGTAGCACTGGATTACAAATCAAAGCCGATCCGGGTATTCCGATCGTCTATCTCGGCTTCGGGCTACTGATGCTAGGCGTAATTATGAGCTATATTTCCCACTCGCAAGTTTGGGGCTTAGAGAAAGATGGCGCGATTTACATTGGCGGCAGAACCAACCGCGCCCAAGTCACGTTTGAACGGGAATTTCTGGGAATCCTGGACGCGATCGACCAAAATCAAACAGAATCGACTCCAACTAGCCAACTTGCACAAACTTAA
- a CDS encoding VacB/RNase II family 3'-5' exoribonuclease gives MEFSIAELLANFTDDKLVAPKALEKKLECNDEASLRRLQIALDALEKIGVLVKERGKYRRVTEDGVVEGKLRCSSKGFCFAIQDVEGSEDIYIRESQLNHAWNGDRVLVRVTKEGSRRRSPEGEVRLILERSNPSVLARIKKTEAGEFRAVPLDDRLLFELQVNENGLALDEAIDHLAHVQVKRYPIGQHAPLGKVAKVLGADDDAADIDIVCCKHDLPREFSETVLAAARELPNKVTKPEIDLRVDLRGLTTLTIKAKSEDSADDAITLERTKAGNWRLGIHIADVARYVEAGSSLDREAQRRGTSAYLGELVIPMLPEQLTDNLCSLQPGKDRLAISVLITLDESGQVMEFEIQPTVIQVDYKLSYEQAEAILADQHTEELREFEPIFELLAQLDRLSHAIKDQRRKRGAFELNLPEKIYARPDGSESPEEAGKFTFSKFHYDDEGVLGAVVVSSLLPIHSMIVELMLLANQTVASHLQALGIPGVYRVHPTPDLEEVQELVKLAVSMGIELKLEQEEEVRPQDYQNFTHAFAESNAERVLTYLLLSTMKPAFYSTQPKPHFGLALEQGYTHFTSPVRRYPDLLVHRALHAVFEEGRDRRSSRVKDSVDLRHSSCHGQINWNVLPTDLHQELEGHFGAIVVHLTEREKIAQDAENDLEGLKKAELMKERTGEVFHGLITGVQSYGLFVELEELLVEGLVHVSSLKDDWYEFRSRQQTLVGRKNRKQYRLGDRIEVQVKSVDYYRQQIDLIAVGGGSEATDEIFDTEDPSEFQSDTALSDDEFGEE, from the coding sequence ATGGAATTCTCGATCGCTGAGTTACTTGCTAACTTCACAGATGATAAATTGGTTGCGCCCAAAGCTTTAGAGAAAAAGCTAGAGTGCAACGACGAAGCCAGTTTGCGCCGCTTACAGATTGCACTTGATGCACTGGAAAAAATCGGGGTTCTGGTCAAAGAACGCGGCAAGTACCGCCGAGTGACCGAAGACGGTGTGGTTGAAGGCAAATTGCGCTGTTCGAGTAAAGGCTTCTGTTTTGCGATTCAAGATGTCGAAGGTTCGGAGGATATCTACATTCGCGAAAGCCAACTGAATCACGCTTGGAATGGCGATCGGGTGTTAGTCCGCGTCACCAAAGAAGGCAGTCGTCGCCGCAGTCCTGAAGGCGAAGTTCGCCTGATTTTAGAACGGTCAAATCCATCGGTGTTAGCCCGAATTAAAAAGACCGAGGCGGGTGAATTTCGGGCAGTTCCTCTCGACGATCGCTTGTTGTTTGAGTTGCAGGTGAATGAAAACGGACTGGCGCTGGATGAAGCGATCGATCATTTAGCGCACGTTCAGGTGAAACGCTATCCGATCGGGCAGCACGCGCCACTCGGTAAAGTGGCGAAAGTTTTGGGTGCAGATGATGATGCGGCAGATATTGACATTGTGTGCTGCAAGCATGACTTACCGCGAGAGTTTTCGGAAACGGTTTTAGCTGCCGCGAGGGAGTTACCGAACAAGGTGACAAAGCCAGAAATTGACTTACGGGTTGATTTACGGGGATTGACGACCCTCACGATCAAAGCGAAAAGCGAAGACAGCGCGGATGATGCGATTACGTTAGAGCGAACCAAAGCGGGGAACTGGCGCTTAGGCATTCACATTGCGGATGTAGCGCGGTATGTGGAAGCGGGATCATCGCTCGATCGCGAAGCCCAACGACGCGGAACTTCTGCTTATCTCGGTGAATTGGTAATCCCAATGCTGCCGGAGCAACTCACCGACAATCTCTGTTCGCTGCAACCTGGAAAAGATCGCCTTGCCATTTCAGTGTTGATCACGTTGGATGAATCCGGGCAAGTGATGGAATTCGAGATTCAGCCGACGGTGATTCAGGTGGATTACAAACTGAGCTATGAGCAAGCTGAAGCAATTTTGGCGGATCAGCACACCGAAGAGCTGAGAGAATTCGAGCCAATTTTTGAACTGTTGGCGCAGCTCGATCGCCTTAGCCACGCGATTAAAGATCAGCGACGCAAGCGAGGCGCGTTTGAACTAAACCTGCCTGAGAAAATCTACGCTCGTCCCGATGGCTCAGAATCGCCTGAAGAAGCGGGTAAATTTACCTTCAGCAAGTTCCACTACGATGATGAAGGCGTTCTCGGTGCGGTTGTCGTTTCTTCCTTGCTGCCGATTCACTCAATGATCGTCGAGTTGATGTTACTTGCAAATCAAACCGTTGCATCTCATCTACAGGCGTTAGGAATTCCGGGAGTGTATCGAGTTCATCCCACACCCGATCTCGAAGAGGTGCAAGAACTGGTTAAACTTGCCGTCAGCATGGGCATCGAACTGAAGCTTGAGCAGGAAGAGGAAGTTCGTCCACAGGATTATCAGAACTTTACCCATGCGTTTGCAGAATCGAACGCTGAGCGCGTTTTGACTTACCTGCTGCTTTCGACCATGAAGCCTGCCTTTTACAGCACTCAACCGAAACCGCATTTCGGCTTGGCGTTAGAGCAAGGCTATACGCATTTCACCTCTCCGGTGCGTCGTTATCCTGACTTGCTGGTGCATCGAGCGCTTCATGCGGTGTTTGAAGAAGGACGCGATCGACGTTCTTCTCGCGTCAAGGACAGCGTAGATTTGCGCCATAGTTCCTGTCACGGTCAAATCAACTGGAATGTTCTTCCAACCGATCTGCATCAAGAACTCGAAGGTCATTTCGGCGCGATCGTCGTTCATCTCACCGAACGCGAGAAAATCGCTCAAGATGCCGAAAACGATCTTGAAGGCTTGAAAAAAGCCGAATTAATGAAAGAGCGCACGGGTGAAGTATTCCACGGCTTGATCACCGGAGTCCAGTCTTACGGCTTATTCGTGGAGCTTGAAGAACTCTTGGTGGAAGGTTTGGTTCACGTCAGTTCACTCAAAGACGACTGGTACGAATTCCGATCGCGCCAGCAAACCCTCGTCGGTCGGAAAAATCGCAAACAGTATCGATTGGGCGATCGCATCGAAGTTCAAGTCAAGAGCGTCGATTACTACCGTCAGCAGATTGACTTAATCGCAGTTGGCGGCGGCAGTGAAGCCACCGATGAAATCTTTGATACCGAAGACCCATCAGAATTCCAGTCTGACACGGCTCTCTCCGATGACGAATTTGGTGAGGAATAA
- a CDS encoding thioredoxin domain-containing protein, whose amino-acid sequence MRRLKHFASWLLVSLILFGCSAPVQADSTKIDPNFEAQVLQVLQKNPQAILDSVQAYQREQQETQRKAQQSFIQELQQKPKAVIAQSPTKGAGKTVLVEFSDFQCPYCQAAAGTVREFVTKNRDRVTLVYKHLPLTSIHAQALPAAKAAWAAGQQGKFWEFHDGLFAQQQQLGEPLYANLAKSLGLDVTRFDRDRNSQAAEAAITADVQLAEKLGINGTPFFVMNGRVFSGDVEIAALEQVLSQAQ is encoded by the coding sequence ATGAGAAGGCTAAAACACTTCGCAAGCTGGTTATTGGTCAGCTTGATTTTATTTGGCTGTTCTGCTCCGGTGCAGGCAGATTCCACCAAAATTGATCCAAATTTTGAAGCCCAAGTTTTACAAGTCCTTCAGAAAAATCCACAGGCGATTTTAGACTCGGTGCAAGCTTACCAGCGTGAGCAACAAGAAACTCAGCGCAAAGCACAGCAGTCCTTTATTCAGGAATTGCAGCAAAAGCCAAAAGCGGTGATCGCCCAATCACCGACTAAAGGAGCCGGAAAAACCGTTCTTGTTGAGTTTTCTGATTTTCAGTGCCCCTATTGTCAGGCGGCAGCCGGAACAGTGCGCGAGTTTGTGACAAAGAACCGCGATCGCGTCACACTAGTTTATAAGCATTTACCGTTAACTAGCATTCATGCTCAGGCACTCCCAGCCGCAAAAGCCGCTTGGGCTGCCGGACAGCAGGGGAAATTCTGGGAGTTTCACGATGGCTTGTTCGCACAGCAGCAACAGTTAGGTGAGCCGCTGTATGCGAACTTGGCGAAAAGCTTAGGGTTAGACGTGACGCGCTTTGATCGCGATCGCAACTCTCAAGCTGCCGAGGCGGCGATCACAGCGGATGTACAACTCGCAGAAAAGCTAGGCATTAATGGCACACCATTCTTTGTGATGAATGGTCGCGTGTTTTCAGGGGATGTTGAAATCGCTGCCCTAGAGCAGGTTTTAAGTCAAGCGCAGTAA
- a CDS encoding UbiX family flavin prenyltransferase: protein MIKRPLIIGVSGASGLIYAVRALKHLLSADYAIELVASKATYMVWQAELGIRMPPEPVQQEQFWRTQAGVEFSGKLTCHPWGDVGANIASGSFRTLGMLVIPCSMSTVGKLAAGLSSDLLERSADVQLKEGRKLVIVPRETPFSLIHLRNLTTLAEAGARIVPAIPAWYHNPQTIEDLVDFVVARALDQFEIDCVGIDRWKETD from the coding sequence GTGATTAAACGTCCTTTGATTATTGGGGTTTCTGGGGCTTCGGGCTTGATTTATGCAGTTCGGGCGTTGAAGCATCTTTTATCAGCAGATTACGCGATCGAGCTTGTGGCATCCAAAGCAACCTATATGGTTTGGCAAGCAGAACTCGGTATCCGAATGCCCCCAGAACCCGTGCAACAAGAGCAATTCTGGCGCACTCAAGCTGGAGTCGAATTTAGCGGTAAGCTCACCTGTCATCCCTGGGGTGATGTCGGCGCGAACATCGCAAGCGGCTCCTTCCGCACTTTGGGAATGTTGGTAATCCCTTGCAGCATGAGTACCGTCGGCAAACTTGCAGCAGGATTAAGCTCAGATTTGCTGGAACGATCGGCAGATGTGCAGCTTAAAGAAGGTCGTAAATTGGTGATTGTGCCGCGTGAGACTCCGTTTAGTTTAATTCACCTCCGCAATTTGACGACTTTAGCAGAAGCAGGAGCGCGGATTGTTCCGGCAATTCCGGCTTGGTATCACAATCCGCAGACGATCGAAGACCTGGTTGATTTTGTCGTAGCGCGGGCGTTAGATCAGTTTGAGATTGATTGTGTAGGGATCGATCGCTGGAAAGAAACGGACTAA
- a CDS encoding DUF2809 domain-containing protein, whose product MPYRVSLLLTIALIIPLGYFVRFPPLFPDWFSDVFGSIAYQIFFASLVQFCFPKISIAKTAIGVFIFACAIEFLQLWQPPFLQAIRATLPGRLILGNTFLWSDFPPYAIGSTVGWLGMRQLKRASYG is encoded by the coding sequence ATGCCTTATCGCGTCTCTTTGCTGCTGACGATCGCACTCATCATTCCACTCGGTTACTTCGTGCGATTCCCGCCGCTATTTCCAGATTGGTTTAGCGATGTGTTCGGAAGTATTGCTTATCAAATCTTCTTTGCTTCACTGGTTCAATTCTGTTTTCCGAAAATATCGATCGCTAAAACCGCGATCGGCGTTTTTATCTTTGCGTGCGCGATCGAATTCTTGCAACTCTGGCAGCCTCCTTTTCTCCAAGCCATCCGCGCTACACTTCCAGGACGATTGATTCTCGGAAATACCTTTTTGTGGTCAGACTTTCCGCCCTATGCGATCGGCAGCACAGTCGGATGGCTCGGAATGCGCCAGCTTAAACGGGCTTCGTATGGCTAA
- a CDS encoding PPC domain-containing protein, translated as MKRWMVWVCAMPVTLACAAGSVLSTRAMAQTPSRTYAPIPLTPGREVNDRLADTDIPTGDGNFARDYLVQLQAGDQIAIDLSSDNFDTIVALMSTRGATIAENDDGSDGTTNSLLFTRIARAGNYIVRVKAFGETAGGPFKLKLTRLRPTP; from the coding sequence ATGAAACGATGGATGGTTTGGGTTTGTGCGATGCCGGTCACGCTCGCGTGTGCCGCAGGCAGCGTACTTTCAACTCGTGCCATGGCACAAACGCCCAGTCGCACGTATGCCCCGATTCCGCTGACTCCGGGGCGGGAAGTCAACGATCGCTTAGCCGATACGGATATTCCAACCGGAGACGGCAACTTTGCGCGGGATTACCTTGTGCAATTGCAGGCAGGGGATCAGATTGCGATCGATTTGTCTTCGGATAACTTCGATACGATCGTGGCGCTGATGTCTACGCGAGGAGCGACGATCGCAGAAAACGACGATGGTTCTGATGGCACGACCAATTCGCTGCTGTTTACGCGGATTGCGCGGGCAGGAAACTACATTGTGCGCGTGAAAGCGTTTGGAGAGACAGCAGGAGGCCCGTTTAAGCTGAAACTGACCCGATTAAGACCTACCCCCTAA
- a CDS encoding sulfite exporter TauE/SafE family protein translates to MFETLQTQLYELSQFADRLVSTQLAHLTPVSIGVIFAAGLLTSLTPCTLSMLPITIGYIGGYEAKSRWQAAAQSTWFSLGLATTLAALGIGATLLGKVYGQVGVGLPIVVSIVAILMGLNLLEALPFAMPSIGGTEWISQELPAGVRSYLLGVTFGLVASPCSTPVLATILTWIATTKDPVLGGSLLLCYTAGYVAPLILAGTFTAAIKKLLELRRWSGWITPVSGALLVGFGVFSLMSRFAL, encoded by the coding sequence ATGTTCGAGACGCTCCAAACTCAACTCTACGAACTGTCGCAGTTCGCCGATCGCTTGGTTTCAACCCAGCTTGCACATCTGACTCCCGTGAGCATTGGTGTGATTTTTGCGGCAGGATTGCTGACCAGTTTGACTCCCTGCACGTTGTCGATGCTACCGATTACGATTGGCTATATCGGCGGGTATGAGGCAAAGTCTCGCTGGCAAGCGGCAGCGCAATCCACCTGGTTTTCGTTGGGATTGGCGACCACCTTAGCAGCATTGGGAATCGGAGCGACGCTGCTCGGCAAAGTTTACGGGCAGGTGGGCGTGGGATTGCCGATCGTGGTCAGTATCGTCGCGATCTTGATGGGCTTGAATTTGCTTGAAGCGTTACCCTTTGCGATGCCGTCGATTGGAGGTACGGAATGGATTTCTCAGGAACTGCCTGCGGGGGTGCGATCGTATCTTTTAGGCGTGACCTTTGGGTTAGTGGCTTCGCCTTGTAGCACTCCGGTTTTAGCGACGATTTTGACCTGGATTGCCACGACGAAAGATCCCGTGTTGGGGGGTTCACTTCTGTTGTGTTACACGGCTGGATATGTTGCACCGCTAATCTTAGCGGGAACGTTCACGGCAGCGATTAAAAAACTGTTAGAGTTGCGGCGCTGGTCGGGTTGGATTACGCCTGTGAGCGGTGCTTTATTGGTTGGATTTGGTGTGTTTTCGTTAATGTCGCGGTTTGCGCTTTAG
- the queF gene encoding NADPH-dependent 7-cyano-7-deazaguanine reductase QueF: MTQAQERPEVKYGERLIEEGKLITFPNPRPGRRYTVSITLPEFTCKCPFSGYPDFGTIYVNYVPDQRVVELKAIKLYINSYRDRYISHEEAANQILDDIVAACDPLEISVKADYTPRGNVHTVVEVSHTKPV, encoded by the coding sequence ATGACACAAGCGCAAGAACGCCCAGAAGTGAAGTATGGGGAACGCCTGATCGAAGAAGGCAAGCTGATTACTTTTCCAAATCCACGACCGGGGCGACGCTACACGGTTTCGATTACGCTGCCGGAATTTACCTGTAAATGTCCGTTTTCGGGCTATCCCGATTTCGGCACAATTTATGTGAACTATGTGCCGGATCAGCGCGTGGTTGAACTCAAAGCGATCAAGCTGTATATCAATAGCTACCGCGATCGCTACATTTCTCACGAAGAAGCCGCGAATCAAATTCTCGATGATATCGTCGCTGCCTGCGATCCGCTAGAGATCTCTGTCAAAGCAGATTACACCCCTCGCGGGAATGTGCATACGGTGGTCGAAGTTAGCCATACGAAGCCCGTTTAA
- a CDS encoding Crp/Fnr family transcriptional regulator, translating to MQSILPSVVSRSQSATRTFKRRSIIPLQPVALWRIKSGVVRTLSWLEDGSTITLGLCGAGDVVGKLLCAIDPYQIECLTEVEVTPLSPNEWCPDPAFLLARVQQAEEFMLIRSHRRVEEMLLKLLTWLSKKFGREVQHGHLIELRLTHQDLAEMLGTTRVTITRVLKQFEQQGIVQRLPNQVTLLQPEATWHYEI from the coding sequence ATGCAGTCCATTCTTCCGTCTGTCGTTTCGCGATCCCAATCTGCAACGCGAACGTTTAAGCGGCGATCGATTATTCCGCTTCAACCAGTGGCGCTTTGGCGAATTAAATCGGGAGTCGTCCGAACACTCAGTTGGCTAGAAGATGGCTCAACAATCACCCTGGGATTGTGTGGAGCAGGTGATGTTGTGGGGAAATTGCTCTGCGCGATCGACCCCTATCAAATCGAGTGTTTAACCGAAGTAGAGGTAACACCCCTTTCTCCCAATGAGTGGTGTCCTGATCCTGCTTTTCTTTTAGCGCGAGTCCAACAGGCTGAAGAGTTTATGCTGATTCGCAGCCATCGTCGAGTTGAAGAAATGCTATTAAAGCTGCTCACTTGGCTATCAAAGAAATTTGGGCGCGAAGTGCAACACGGTCATCTGATTGAGTTGCGCCTGACCCATCAAGACCTAGCAGAAATGTTAGGAACAACTCGCGTCACGATTACTCGTGTCCTTAAACAATTCGAGCAACAAGGTATTGTTCAACGACTACCCAATCAGGTGACATTACTACAACCGGAAGCAACTTGGCACTATGAGATTTAA
- a CDS encoding P-II family nitrogen regulator, producing MKKVEAIVRPFKLDEVKIALVNAGIVGMTVSEVRGFGRQKGQTERYRGSEYTVEFLQKLKIEIVVEDDQVDMVVDKIIVAARTGEIGDGKIFITPVDQVVRIRTGEKNFEAV from the coding sequence TTGAAAAAAGTAGAAGCGATTGTTCGCCCATTTAAACTCGATGAAGTCAAAATTGCATTAGTGAATGCTGGAATTGTCGGTATGACTGTTTCTGAAGTCCGAGGCTTTGGACGGCAGAAAGGCCAAACTGAGCGCTACCGGGGATCTGAATACACGGTAGAGTTTCTGCAAAAGCTCAAAATCGAAATCGTGGTCGAAGACGATCAGGTGGACATGGTGGTTGACAAAATCATCGTGGCAGCCAGAACCGGAGAAATTGGAGACGGTAAGATCTTCATTACTCCCGTTGACCAAGTGGTTCGGATTCGCACAGGTGAGAAAAACTTTGAAGCGGTTTAA
- a CDS encoding alcohol dehydrogenase catalytic domain-containing protein — protein MLAALLYGQEDLRLETVEDPTPAAGEVVIKVGAATTCGTDLKVWRRGGHAKMLNLPTLFGHEAAGEIVAIGNSVTNWKIGDRVVANNSAPCLTCFFCNRQEFSLCTDLSFNNGTFAQYLKIPSAIVQRNLLSIPDHLPDAIAAMTEPLACVLHGVSRSNYKSGDRVVLLGDGAIGLMFVAAMASNTEFYVFGGNQQRLEIAKKFGAVEAFNYRQIPDLPQLVKELTDGWGADIVIEATGIPSVWETAIACARPGATVNLFGGCPRDTTISVNTDQLHYNELTLKGVFHNTPEFVCSALDLLASETIPFELLISDRQPLQNLEQVFQDMKQRKVIKVAIEPNG, from the coding sequence GTGTTAGCTGCATTACTCTACGGACAGGAAGATCTGCGATTAGAAACGGTAGAAGATCCCACGCCCGCAGCCGGAGAAGTCGTGATCAAGGTCGGAGCCGCGACAACTTGCGGCACAGATTTGAAAGTCTGGCGACGCGGCGGACACGCCAAAATGCTGAACTTGCCGACGTTGTTTGGACACGAAGCCGCTGGAGAAATTGTTGCGATCGGCAACTCTGTAACAAACTGGAAAATTGGCGATCGCGTCGTTGCCAACAATTCCGCGCCTTGCCTGACCTGTTTTTTCTGCAACCGCCAAGAATTCTCACTCTGTACCGATCTCAGCTTCAACAACGGTACATTCGCCCAGTATTTGAAAATTCCAAGCGCGATCGTTCAACGCAATCTTTTATCCATTCCCGATCATCTTCCAGATGCGATCGCCGCGATGACAGAACCTCTAGCTTGTGTGCTGCATGGCGTTTCGAGATCAAACTATAAATCCGGCGATCGCGTTGTTTTACTGGGTGATGGTGCGATCGGCTTAATGTTCGTTGCGGCTATGGCTTCAAACACAGAATTTTATGTGTTTGGAGGCAACCAGCAACGATTAGAAATTGCGAAAAAATTCGGTGCGGTAGAAGCCTTTAACTACCGGCAAATTCCGGATTTGCCGCAATTGGTAAAAGAACTAACAGACGGATGGGGCGCAGATATTGTAATCGAAGCCACCGGAATTCCGAGCGTCTGGGAAACCGCGATCGCCTGCGCTCGTCCGGGCGCGACCGTCAACCTATTCGGAGGCTGTCCACGTGATACAACAATTTCCGTCAATACTGACCAACTCCACTACAATGAACTGACGCTCAAAGGAGTGTTTCATAACACGCCGGAGTTTGTCTGCTCAGCGCTCGATCTGCTTGCAAGTGAAACAATTCCGTTTGAGCTATTGATCAGCGATCGCCAACCCTTGCAAAACCTAGAGCAAGTCTTTCAGGACATGAAACAACGAAAAGTAATCAAAGTTGCAATTGAGCCAAACGGGTGA